A DNA window from Vigna angularis cultivar LongXiaoDou No.4 chromosome 1, ASM1680809v1, whole genome shotgun sequence contains the following coding sequences:
- the LOC108340544 gene encoding MADS-box transcription factor 23-like, which produces MGRGKIPIQRIENSTNRQVTFCKRRNGLMKKTRELSILCDAEVGVIVFSCTGKLYEYSNTSMQSIIDRFNKLNEDNGWIMDPASSVKFWQREAACLRQQLERLQESSRKLMGEELSDLNMNQLKDLENKLQIGLSNVQIKKDQMLKDEIKVLQQEGIFIHKKNEELRTKINLLHENNAELQKVIEARDMEKEKATCYQQWI; this is translated from the exons ATGGGGAGAGGAAAGATTCCCATTCAAAGAATCGAAAATTCGACGAACCGGCAAGTAACTTTCTGTAAGAGAAGAAATGGGTTGATGAAGAAAACTAGAGAGCTATCTATTCTCTGTGATGCAGAAGTTGGAGTCATTGTGTTTTCCTGCACGGGCAAACTTTATGAGTATTCAAACACCAG CATGCAATCAATCATTGATCGCTTTAACAAGCTCAACGAGGACAATGGTTGGATAATGGATCCTGCTTCATCTGTCAAG TTTTGGCAGAGAGAAGCAGCATGCTTAAGGCAACAACTAGAACGTTTGCAAGAAAGCAGcag GAAACTGATGGGTGAAGAACTTTCTGATTTGAATATGAATCAGCTAAAGGATCTGGAAAATAAACTCCAAATTGGTTTGAGtaatgttcaaataaaaaag GATCAAATGCTTAAAGATGAGATCAAAGTATTGCAACAAGAG GGAAtcttcattcataaaaaaaatgaagaacttCGTACGAAGATAAACCTTTTACATGAAAATAATGCAGAACTACAGAAG GTTATTGAAGCAAGGgatatggaaaaagaaaaggcaaCATGCTATCAGCAATGGATATGA